One window of Quercus robur chromosome 5, dhQueRobu3.1, whole genome shotgun sequence genomic DNA carries:
- the LOC126727254 gene encoding cysteine-rich receptor-like protein kinase 44 isoform X10, translating to MQKYRVTIIMSTSRLSLFFFYAILIFLVNNPTINAQRDPYVLHQCSTTGNVTSNSTFRANLNTLISTLSSNTQIDYGFYNFTAGEGTNKVYATGLCRVDLSPTDCRSCVNMSAHELLQLCPTQKEGVMWYMNCTARYSNNSIFGVMETKPTGALVGADVSNLTEFNAVLKPLFYDLRVRASAGGIFRKIAVGTAYYKSDNYTIYGLMQCSPDLLEMDCSNCLVAAQSRFQVCCSNHSGVRILAPSCNLRIETEQFYDSTLVQSPPSLSPPPSKGKGSNSSKTIIAIVVVVVILVVIIICICISLRVRKQRKKAKTVDEISSTESLHFDFPTIRVATDNFSDANKLGQGGFGVVYKGRLSNGQEIAVKRLSQGSGQGDLEFKNEILLVAKLQHRNLVKLRGFCLEGCERLLIYEFVPNGSLDQVIFDPTKRANLDWQRRYKIIEGIARGLLYLHEDSRLRIIHRDLKTSNVLLDDEMNPKIADFGMARLVILDQTHSNTNRIVGTYGYMAPEYAYHGHFSVKSDVFSFGVLVLEMICGQKNGYFLNEENREDLLTYAWTNWRNMTASNIIDPTLGVGSTTEIIRCIHIGLLCVQENAADRPTMASVVLMLNSNSISLSVPSRPAFFIHSNVEPDSQSDQSILLASTNDASITVLHPR from the exons ATGCAAAAATACAGAGTGACAATAATAATGAGCACTTCAAGATTatcacttttcttcttctatgCCATTCTCATTTTCCTTGTTAATAATCCCACCATTAATGCGCAGAGAGATCCCTACGTGCTTCACCAGTGTTCAACTACTGGTAACGTTACTAGTAACAGTACCTTTAGAGCAAACCTTAATACCCTCATCTCCACTCTTTCTTCCAACACACAAATCGATTATGGGTTCTACAATTTCACTGCCGGAGAGGGCACCAACAAAGTTTACGCCACTGGGCTTTGTAGAGTTGATCTTTCACCAACTGATTGCCGTAGTTGTGTCAACATGTCAGCTCACGAGCTCTTACAGTTGTGTCCAACACAGAAAGAGGGTGTCATGTGGTACATGAATTGTACAGCTCGATACTCAAACAACTCGATATTTGGTGTTATGGAAACTAAACCTACTGGAGCTCTTGTAGGTGCTGATGTCTCGAACTTGACTGAGTTCAACGCGGTGTTAAAACCCTTATTTTATGACCTGAGAGTTAGAGCTTCAGCTGGAGGTATTTTTCGCAAGATTGCAGTTGGAACTGCGTACTATAAAAGTGACAACTATACGATCTACGGGCTTATGCAGTGTAGTCCTGATTTGTTAGAAATGGATTGTAGTAATTGCTTAGTTGCAGCTCAAAGCAGATTTCAAGTTTGCTGTAGTAACCATTCTGGAGTGAGAATTCTTGCACCAAGCTGTAATTTAAGAATAGAGACCGAACAATTCTATGACAGCACTCTTGTTCAATCTCCACCGTCATTATCTCCTCCGCCTTCAAAAG GAAAGGGGAGTAACTCATCTAAAACTATCATCGCCATAGTTGTGGTGGTGGTCATTCTCGTTGTAATAATCATCTGCATCTGCATCTCTTTAAGGGTGAGGAAGCAAAGAAAGAAAGCTAAAA CAGTGGATGAAATTAGCAGTACTGAATCCTTGCATTTCGATTTTCCAACAATTAGAGTTGCTACAGATAACTTTTCTGATGCAAATAAACTTGGGCAAGGCGGATTTGGTGTTGTTTATAAG GGTAGGCTCTCCAATGGACAAGAAATTGCTGTCAAAAGGCTATCCCAGGGTTCTGGACAAGgtgatttagaatttaagaaTGAGATATTGCTAGTTGCTAAGCTTCAACATCGGAATTTAGTTAAGCTACGAGGTTTCTGCTTGGAAGGATGTGAAAGGCTTCTGATTTATGAGTTTGTGCCAAATGGAAGCCTTGATCAAGTTATATTTG ATCCTACAAAACGTGCAAATTTGGATTGGCAAAGGCGTTACAAAATCATAGAAGGCATTGCTCGAGGTCTTCTTTACCTTCATGAAGATTCTAGACTTCGCATCATTCATCGTGATCTCAAAACTAGTAATGTTTTGCTAGATGATGAGATGAATCCCAAAATTGCAGATTTCGGCATGGCAAGATTGGTTATACTAGATCAAACCCATAGTAATACAAATAGAATCGTCGGGACGTA TGGATATATGGCTCCAGAGTATGCATATCATGGACACTTCTCAGTAAAGTCTGATGTCTTCAGTTTTGGCGTGTTAGTTCTTGAAATGATATGCGGACAAAAAAACGGTTACTTTCTTAATGAAGAAAATAGGGAGGATCTTCTTACTTAT GCATGGACAAATTGGAGGAACATGACAGCTTCAAACATTATAGATCCCACATTAGGGGTTGGTTCAACAACAGAGATAATCCGATGCATTCACATTGGATTATTATGTGTTCAAGAAAATGCAGCTGATAGACCAACCATGGCTTCAGTCGTTCTAATGCTTAATAGCAACTCTATCAGCTTATCAGTACCTTCACGACCTGCATTTTTTATACACAGCAACGTTGAACCAGATTCGCAGTCAGATCAATCTATTCTACTAGCCTCAACAAATGATGCTTCAATTACTGTATTACATCCTCGCTAA